The following proteins come from a genomic window of Peptoniphilus equinus:
- a CDS encoding ribonucleotide-diphosphate reductase subunit beta, with protein sequence MTSITKKALFNPDGDIELLKRRMINGNTTNLNDFNNMKYEWVSKWYRQSMNNFWIPEEINLAQDKKQYPKLDETERTAYDKILSFLIFLDSIQTANLPNVGEYITANEVNLCLCIQTFQEAIHSQSYSYMLDSICEPNKRDEILYQWRDDAHLLRRNTFIGNIYNRFQEEKSAENFLRVCMGNYILEGIYFYSGFMFFYNLARNGRMTGSAQQIRYINRDESTHLYLFKNIINELRVEEAELFTPELMSEFREMIHEGAEQEMAWGKYVIGNDIEGLTEQMVEDYIKYLANLRCTDLGFEKIYEGYDDEPSTMTWVSNYSNANMIKTDFFEARSTAYAKSGALVDDL encoded by the coding sequence ATGACATCAATTACCAAAAAGGCTCTATTTAATCCTGATGGCGATATTGAACTGTTAAAACGTCGTATGATTAATGGCAATACCACCAATTTGAATGATTTTAACAACATGAAATACGAGTGGGTGTCCAAGTGGTATCGCCAATCCATGAATAATTTTTGGATCCCTGAAGAGATTAACTTAGCACAAGATAAGAAGCAATACCCGAAACTGGATGAGACAGAACGTACTGCCTACGATAAAATTCTCAGTTTTTTAATTTTCTTGGACAGTATTCAAACGGCGAATTTACCCAATGTAGGTGAATATATCACTGCCAATGAGGTGAATCTCTGCCTGTGTATTCAAACTTTCCAAGAAGCTATTCATTCCCAAAGTTACAGCTATATGTTGGATTCTATTTGTGAGCCGAATAAGCGTGATGAAATCCTCTATCAATGGCGTGACGATGCCCATCTGCTTCGTCGCAACACCTTTATCGGTAACATTTACAACCGGTTTCAGGAAGAAAAATCTGCAGAAAACTTCTTAAGAGTTTGTATGGGCAATTATATTCTCGAGGGTATTTACTTTTATAGTGGATTTATGTTCTTCTATAACTTGGCTCGCAATGGCCGCATGACAGGATCAGCGCAGCAAATTCGCTACATTAATCGAGATGAAAGCACCCATCTCTATCTATTTAAAAACATTATCAACGAGCTTCGTGTGGAAGAAGCGGAGCTCTTCACGCCGGAACTGATGTCTGAATTCCGTGAGATGATTCATGAAGGCGCAGAGCAGGAAATGGCCTGGGGCAAGTATGTCATCGGCAATGATATTGAGGGGCTCACGGAACAGATGGTAGAGGACTACATTAAATACTTAGCCAATTTACGTTGTACGGATCTTGGCTTTGAAAAAATTTATGAAGGCTATGATGATGAACCGTCTACCATGACGTGGGTGTCCAATTATAGCAATGCCAATATGATTAAAACGGATTTCTT